Proteins encoded together in one uncultured Desulfosarcina sp. window:
- the istB gene encoding IS21-like element helper ATPase IstB yields MDQLIADRLQDNLKRLKLTQAAEMLETVVAKAESDKDSYLSFLDQLLEEEVAAKEKRRVQTAMKTAGLPSAKTIEEYDFTFHPKLNKKEVMALFDLDFIGKQENVIFLGPPGVGKTHLAISLAIKACHHGFKVYFTTMDTLMRKLKEPQSRHKAYLTSALVVVDEVGYLPIDTKEAYLFFQFVSYRYERSSTLITSNKSFGDWQELFGEQVIATAILDRLLHHCRVVNIKGHSYRLRGHSFSKNDFATVGSSGLADVDGKTENQ; encoded by the coding sequence ATGGATCAACTGATCGCCGACCGCCTCCAGGACAACCTCAAACGGCTCAAGCTCACCCAGGCCGCCGAGATGCTCGAAACCGTGGTCGCCAAAGCCGAGTCCGACAAGGACTCTTATCTGTCTTTTCTGGATCAGCTGCTGGAAGAGGAAGTCGCCGCCAAGGAAAAACGGCGCGTACAGACCGCCATGAAGACCGCCGGGCTGCCATCGGCCAAGACCATCGAAGAGTACGATTTTACCTTTCACCCCAAGCTGAACAAAAAGGAGGTGATGGCCCTTTTCGATCTGGATTTCATCGGCAAACAGGAGAACGTGATTTTCCTGGGACCGCCGGGCGTTGGCAAAACCCATCTGGCCATATCGCTGGCGATCAAGGCCTGCCATCACGGGTTCAAGGTCTACTTCACCACCATGGACACCCTGATGAGGAAACTCAAAGAGCCCCAGTCCCGGCACAAGGCATATCTGACTTCGGCCCTGGTGGTAGTCGATGAAGTCGGGTACCTGCCCATCGACACGAAGGAGGCGTATCTGTTCTTTCAGTTCGTCTCTTATCGCTACGAGCGATCATCGACGCTGATCACCTCCAACAAGAGCTTCGGGGACTGGCAAGAGTTGTTCGGCGAGCAGGTCATCGCCACCGCGATCCTCGACCGGCTGCTGCATCACTGCCGGGTGGTCAACATCAAGGGGCACAGCTATCGGCTCCGCGGGCACAGTTTTTCAAAGAACGATTTCGCCACGGTCGGTTCCTCAGGGTTGGCCGACGTGGATGGGAAGACGGAGAATCAATGA